A genomic region of Lodderomyces elongisporus chromosome 5, complete sequence contains the following coding sequences:
- the HSV2 gene encoding Phosphatidylinositol 3,5-bisphosphate-binding protein, with translation MRNKNTLDKIHCMNFNQDCGCFAVGHEHGFLVYNTDPLELKVKRDFTNSIRSANSSQHPLYPPRSSSSLASNSSKSTTVESRQNKSSRIGSTLGDTAKGINKVNYGSGGEGGDVQTEDPGSDKNRIGSQIKREPIAEFGDYGSSIGHVTMLYRTNYLALIGGGVHARFPPNMLIIWDDLKRKISLQEAFANPILNVLLSRTKIIVVLVDELYIYEFTTPLKKLYTYKTHPQNEQGLASLVTTSAGGNRFNAQYTKSTASGVVVHNSTTVAFPGKATGQIQIVVLNNQTDDSNTSVKNNNLYVQQLSSSVPPTPPPPPQQQQQQQQQQQQQQQQQQQQQQQQAPLLSPSKASSNSSTSTSIPAVVAAAAVSTSVPPTVTIIRAHKSAIHNICLNNLGTMVASASITGTIIRIHSTETTNLLYEFRRGLDKAEITSMEFSPDGNKLAVISDKYTLHIYSLDDQFANGADQATYGTHKTSAVQHSHGNSDSPMQNNKEHVLSRYISRIPSRIVPQYFKSTWSCCSVNTGKYHPNETVLDKGTLGWLDSDTVVILWPVKQLVEKYMIIKDSSGTINSSDIDDTVVQQKHRWKLIRVSWKTLELS, from the coding sequence ATGAGAAACAAGAATACTCTCGACAAAATACATTGCATGAATTTCAATCAAGATTGTGGATGCTTTGCTGTGGGTCATGAGCATGGATTCTTAGTTTACAACACAGATCCTTTGGAATTAAAGGTAAAACGGGACTTTACCAATAGCATTCGTCTGGCCAATCTGTCACAACACCCTTTATACCCACCGcgttcttcatcttcattagCATCGAATTCGTCtaaatcaacaacagtggagctgcgacaaaataaaagttcTCGTATCGGTAGCACCCTTGGTGATACTGCTAAAGGTATTAATAAGGTCAACtatggtagtggtggtgaagGTGGAGATGTACAAACAGAAGATCCAGGGTCAGATAAGAACAGGATTGGCTCTCAAATTAAACGCGAGCCAATAGCTGAATTCGGTGATTACGGGTCATCAATTGGACATGTAACCATGTTATACAGAACAAATTACCTTGCACTCATTGGAGGGGGTGTTCATGCACGATTTCCACCAAATATGTTGATCATATGGGACGAtctaaagagaaaaatcaGCTTACAAGAAGCATTCGCAAACCCAATACTCAATGTTCTCTTATCAAGAACCAAGATTATTGTAGTATTGGTTGATGAATTGTACATATACGAGTTTACAACACCATTAAAGAAACTATACACATATAAAACACATCCTCAAAATGAGCAGGGGTTGGCAAGTCTAGTCACAACAAGTGCTGGTGGAAACCGCTTCAATGCTCAGTACACGAAAAGTACTGCTCTGGGGGTTGTGGTTCACAATAGTACTACAGTGGCATTTCCAGGGAAAGCAACGGGCCAAATacaaattgttgttttgaaCAATCAAACTGATGATTCCAATACATCTGTaaagaacaacaatttATATGTACAACAATTGTCACTGTCAGTgccaccaacaccaccaccaccaccacaacaacaacaacaacaacaacaacaacaacaacaacaacaacaacaacaacaacaacaacaacaacaacaagcacCATTGTTGTCCCCATCAAAAGCATCATCAAACTCTTCCACTTCCACTTCTATTccagctgttgttgctgctgctgctgttagTACTCTGGTACCTCCGACTGTCACTATCATTCGAGCCCATAAATCAGCTATTCACAATATATGTCTCAACAATCTCGGTACAATGGTGGCAAGTGCGTCTATCACCGGTACAATTATTCGAATCCACTCAACCGAGACAACAAACTTGTTATATGAATTCAGACGTGGCTTAGACAAGGCAGAGATTACATCGATGGAGTTCAGTCCTGATGGTAACAAATTGGCAGTCATATCAGACAAATACACATTGCACATATACTCTTTGGATGACCAATTTGCAAATGGTGCCGACCAAGCTACATATGGTACACATAAGACACTGGCTGTTCAACATTCACATGGCAACTCTGATTCTCCAATGCAAAATAACAAAGAACATGTACTCAGCAGATATATCTCGAGAATCCCATCGCGCATCGTTCCTCAATACTTCAAAAGCACTTGGAGTTGCTGCAGTGTCAATACTGGCAAATACCATCCGAATGAAACCGTATTGGATAAAGGAACACTTGGGTGGCTAGATTCCGATACGGTGGTTATACTTTGGCCAGTTAAGCAATTAGTAGAAAAATACATGATCATTAAGGATAGCTCAGGAACTATAAACAGTAGTGATATTGACGATACAGTTGTGCAACAAAAGCACCGATGGAAGCTCATTAGAGTAAGCTGGAAAACCTTGGAACTTTCATaa
- the ATG1 gene encoding Serine/threonine-protein kinase — MSTESKANTTNAYESATATTSIPTKSPHDERKNSNHDQRMQSQQQQQQQQQQQRQRFIGKYLISSEIGKGSFATVYKAYKINDNSGGNLHTSSISTSTSTSTSTSSSPSISTNNNIIDNNSSITNSKSSIPVAIKSVNRSKLKSKKLLENLEIEIQILKTMKHPHIVKLLDYKQTGTHFHLVMDYCSMGDLSYFIRRRTQLVKTHPIICSLIERYPSPEGSHGLNETLVLHFLRQLSSALKFLRDKSLVHRDIKPQNLLLCPPVHSRDEFVRNQFEGMWELPILKIADFGFARFLPSTSMAETLCGSPLYMAPEILRYEKYNAKADLWSVGAVLYEMTVGKPPFKANNHIELLKNIEKANDKIKFPSAAQVPDALKQLVRSLLKYNPTERISFQEFFNDNLITCDLEDTNKPLETSEIDENLFISEYISPIKKSERSRLIQPMTAINSSEPREEMRMNRLSGQEQEQMQEQMQEQMQEQMQEQMQEQEQEQEQEQEQEQERKENNKYGIEFSSEGFYQKGDNIVVEDESVEKTMSPSKAGNFNRPVSEVQNDEEIKRLIYKSSPVPEQLSKSINTSSPNMKVRRDEVIVENDYVVVEKRAVEVNALADELAHTGSGAIAIHDPRFTSSNTANTDSGNSNNSNKTNSLQQQHHHHHQQSQSQSQQQVKSTRRTSSSGSQRRPSFGDRRISISISPTSALSKAIGIASHRLFGAGNDSQNVNNQKIDNETQTLHTSHTPHALQAPQDKISDPISNPEFANHALLQRLYLPTSATVINNNDSLGLQGSNYSSYASSSLEPSNKEEVVLFKLETLATKAHAIYLFADVKFSQLIPSPPSWDEINRDADGESLPPRIIKSISEEGMALYMKSLSLLAKGMSVASDWWYEQFGGSGASAQSRTNADLVLSRKINQLVQWIREKFNECLEKAEYVKLRFQEAQSILSATDNDYYRDHLDTPQVVAEKLIFDRALEMSRNAAVNELVKEDLKGCELAYSTAIWMLEALLDEEEDPDTNSTIRRLDEDDRQMVERFIISIGNRLSVLKRKLDLL; from the coding sequence ATGTCAACCGAACTGAAAGCAAACACAACTAACGCGTATGAAAGCGCCACAGCCACCACAAGTATCCCTACTAAATCTCCACATGATGAAAGGAAGAACTCAAACCATGATCAACGGATGCAAtcgcaacaacagcagcagcaacaacaacaacagcaacgtCAACGGTTTATTGGTAAGTATTTAATCAGCTCAGAAATAGGTAAAGGTTCATTTGCAACAGTCTATAAAGCCTACAAGATAAACGACAACTCTGGGGGCAACCTTCACACAAGCAGCATCAGTACTAGCACCAGCACAAGCACCAGCACAAGCTCAAGCCCCAGCATAAGCACAAATAATAACATTattgataataatagtagtatTACCAATAGCAAATCATCTATTCCCGTTGCCATCAAGTCGGTCAATCGATCAAAACTAAAGTCTAAGAAATTGCTTGAGAATTTGGAGATTGAAAttcaaatattgaaaacgATGAAACATCCTCATATTGTCAAGTTATTGGACTACAAACAAACTGGAACACATTTCCATCTAGTCATGGACTATTGTTCAATGGGAGATCTATCCTATTTCATTCGACGCCGGACCCAGTTGGTCAAGACACATCCAATCATCTGTAGCTTAATTGAAAGGTACCCTTCACCTGAAGGGTCGCACGGTTTAAATGAAACTTTGGTGTTGCATTTTCTACGCCAATTATCATCGGCACTCAAATTTCTTAGAGACAAGAGTTTAGTACACAGAGATATCAAACCTCAGAACTTATTACTATGTCCTCCGGTGCATTCAAGGGATGAGTTTGTCAGGAATCAGTTTGAAGGAATGTGGGAGTTgccaattttgaaaattgcTGACTTTGGGTTTGCTAGGTTTCTCCCTTCTACATCAATGGCTGAAACCTTATGTGGAAGTCCCTTGTACATGGCTCCTGAAATATTGAGGTATGAGAAATATAATGCCAAAGCAGATTTATGGTCGGTTGGAGCAGTGTTGTATGAAATGACAGTTGGTAAACCTCCGTTCAAAGCCAATAACCACATTGAATTATTAAAAAACATTGAAAAGGCAAACGATAAGATCAAATTTCCTTCAGCGGCTCAGGTTCCAGATGCCTTGAAGCAGTTAGTTCGGTCCCTCTTAAAGTATAATCCCACTGAAAGGATTTCATTTCAGGAGTTTTTCAATGACAATTTGATTACTTGTGATTTGGAGGACACTAATAAGCCATTGGAGACATCTGAAATTGACGAAAACTTATTCATAAGCGAATATATTAGCCCAATAAAGAAATCAGAGAGATCACGGTTAATCCAACCTATGACTGCTATAAACAGCAGTGAGCCTAGAGAGGAAATGAGGATGAACAGACTATCAGggcaagagcaagagcaaatGCAAGAGCAAATGCAAGAGCAAATGCAAGAGCAAATGCAAGAGCAAatgcaagagcaagaacaagagcaagaacaagaacaagaacaagaacaagagcgcaaagagaataataaatatggtATAGAGTTTTCTTCAGAAGGGTTCTACCAAAAAGGAGACAACATAGTAGTTGAAGACGAGTCTGTTGAAAAGACAATGCTGCCCTCAAAGGCTGGTAATTTCAATCGCCCAGTTTCTGAAGTACAGAATGATGAAGAGATAAAACGGCTTATTTACAAATCAAGTCCCGTTCCAGAACAACTATCTAAATCTATCAATACTTCTTCGCCAAACATGAAGGTCCGGAGGGATGAGGTTATTGTAGAGAATGATtacgttgttgttgaaaaacgAGCAGTCGAAGTCAACGCTCTAGCTGATGAACTAGCACATACTGGAAGTGGTGCAATAGCAATACATGACCCTAGATTTACTCTGTCTAACACAGCAAATACAGATAGtggcaacagcaacaatagcaacaagACCAACCtgcttcaacaacaacatcatcatcatcatcaacaactgcaactgcaactgcaacaacaggTAAAATCAACACGTCGAACATCTCTGAGCGGAAGTCAAAGAAGGCCTAGTTTTGGCGACAGAAGAATATCTATATCTATATCGCCAACAAGTGCTTTGAGCAAGGCCATTGGTATTGCGTCGCATAGATTATTTGGAGCAGGAAATGATTCACAGAATGTCAACAATCAAAAGATCGATAATGAAACACAAACCTTGCATACTCTGCATACTCCGCATGCCTTACAAGCACCACAAGACAAGATCTCCGATCCAATCTCAAATCCAGAATTTGCAAATCATGCGCTTTTGCAAAGACTATACCTTCCAACTTCAGCAACTGTCATCAACAATAACGATTCGCTAGGTCTCCAGGGCTCGAACTATTCCTCCTAtgcttcatcttctttggAGCCATCGAACAAGGAAGAAGTGGTTTTATTCAAATTGGAGACACTTGCAACCAAGGCGCATGCAATCTACTTATTTGCAGATGTCAAGTTTAGCCAGTTAATACCCAGCCCACCCTCTTGGGATGAGATAAACAGAGATGCTGATGGGGAATCGCTTCCTCCGAGGATCATCAAATCCATAAGTGAAGAAGGTATGGCACTCTACATGAAATCTTTATCACTTTTAGCCAAAGGTATGTCCGTTGCTAGTGATTGGTGGTACGAACAATTTGGAGGAAGTGGTGCTTCGGCTCAATCTCGAACCAATGCTGATCTAGTATTGTCGCGTAAAATCAATCAGTTGGTCCAATGGATCCGAGAAAAGTTTAATGAATGCTTAGAAAAGGCCGAATACGTAAAGCTAAGATTCCAAGAGGCTCAGTCCATTCTATCCGCTACCGACAATGACTACTATCGGGATCATTTGGATACTCCACAAGTAGTAGCAGAAAAATTGATCTTTGATAGAGCATTGGAAATGTCAAGAAATGCAGCAGTTAACGAGTTGGTGAAGGAGGACTTGAAAGGTTGTGAATTGGCTTATAGTACTGCCATTTGGATGTTGGAGGCTCTACTtgatgaggaagaagatCCCGATACAAATAGCACCATTCGCAGgcttgatgaagatgatcgACAAATGGTGGAGAGATTCATCATCAGTATTGGAAATAGATTGTCAGTATTAAAGAGAAAACTCGACCTACTTTaa